The proteins below are encoded in one region of Rhododendron vialii isolate Sample 1 chromosome 7a, ASM3025357v1:
- the LOC131333988 gene encoding transcription factor MYC1-like, protein MDENTESQTGPVPFDVDTIQPRLQALIEGSGENWTYAIFWQSKSDSSLGWGDGYYHGEEEKKLRKKAASPNSREEQAHRIKVIRELYALIAGSDEDDGAAAVEEVTDTEWFFLVSMTQSFRFGSGLPGQALLSSRPIWVAGAQLAAYPCERARQSQVFGIRTIVTIPTAYGVVELGSTQFSTSSKFALLERVKQLMSGIDGLNVSSPSNSLFTMDEIQEFLRTPSPPPINQTNELNVGVWQGDGGECVAEDAALAHDRALFMLRGDKAPLNFPQLLEHIKTAEPTMAQQEKPDENSGLGNDEVETFGTGAEGTGEGEMVEGQSNSGCLGNGKRKGKTPRGERGNNTTTGVKIVIPWEAILQRKGMRLIDAAKKLNVSRSTLKRVCREYGIDRWPPRKKHKLINQSQPDEIPGVVDQERISQLNSDTLLPSNQISATVDKNSVTVKARYGKLTIKFQLSWPWEMMELERQVKQRLKLEAETYYINYKDEDNELILIACDEDLQNYISSSSLLVTNLIEVFLEPK, encoded by the exons ATGGACGAAAACACTGAATCCCAAACTGGACCTGTGCCCTTCGACGTTGACACTATCCAACCGCGGCTCCAAGCCCTAATCGAAGGATCCGGAGAGAACTGGACCTACGCTATCTTCTGGCAATCCAAAAGCGACTCTTCTCTGGGTTGGGGCGATGGGTACTACCAcggggaagaagaaaaaaaattgcggAAGAAGGCGGCGTCGCCGAACTCGAGGGAAGAACAAGCCCACCGGATAAAAGTTATCCGCGAGCTGTACGCTCTGATTGCcggctccgatgaggacgacgGCGCCGCCGCGGTCGAGGAAGTCACCGATACCGAGTGGTTCTTCCTCGTATCGATGACTCAGTCGTTTCGTTTCGGGTCCGGGCTCCCTGGTCAAGCCCTTTTAAGTTCTCGCCCGATTTGGGTCGCCGGAGCCCAGCTCGCGGCTTATCCCTGCGAGAGAGCTCGACAGAGTCAAGTATTCGGGATACGGACCATAGTTACGATACCCACCGCGTACGGCGTCGTTGAACTTGGTTCTACCCAATTTTCAACCAGTTCGAAATTTGCGTTGTTGGAGCGCGTTAAGCAGCTAATGTCCGGGATCGATGGGCTAAATGTGAGTTCCCCGTCTAATTCACTCTTCACGATGGACGAAATTCAGGAATTTCTTAGAACTCCGTCACCTCCGCCTATTAATCAGACCAACGAGCTCAACGTGGGAGTGTGGCAGGGAGACGGTGGCGAATGTGTGGCCGAGGACGCAGCCTTAGCTCATGATCGAGCCTTATTCATGTTGAGGGGAGACAAGGCTCCCCTCAATTTCCCACAACTCTTGGAACATATAAAAACAGCAGAGCCCACGATGGCTCAACAAGAGAAACCAGATGAGAATTCTGGATTGGGGAATGATGAAGTGGAGACTTTTGGAACGGGGGCCGAGGGAACAGGGGAAGGCGAAATGGTAGAGGGTCAGTCGAACTCTGGGTGTTTGGGAAATGGGAAAAGGAAGGGAAAGACcccaagaggagagagaggaaacaataCAACCACTGGAGTTAAAATTGTGATTCCTTGGGAAGCTATCTTACAACGTAAAGGAATGAGACTTATAGATGCTGCAAAGAAACTAAATG TTAGCCGATCTACACTGAAACGTGTTTGTCGAGAGTATGGTATCGACAGATGGCCGCCTCGCAAGAAACACAAGCTTATCAATCAATCTCAACCCGACGAAATTCCCGGAGTTGTTGATCAAGAGCGAATCTCACAATTGAATTCTGATACGCTGCTGCCTTCTAATCAAATCTCGGCTACTGTTGACAAAAATAGTGTGACTGTGAAGGCAAGATATGGAAAGTTAACAATAAAGTTTCAACTCTCTTGGCCATGGGAAATGATGGAGCTAGAACGACAAGTGAAACAGAGGCTAAAACTCGAGGCTGAAACTTATTAcatcaattacaaagatgagGACAATGAGTTGATTTTAATAGCTTGCGATGAGGATTTACAAAATTACATCTCCAGTTCTAGCCTCCTGGTCACCAATTTGATTGAGGTATTTCTTGAGCCAAAGTAA
- the LOC131333989 gene encoding uncharacterized protein LOC131333989, with protein sequence MGHYPMQTYSYIPFSHFLFCFPASHGRGERERERGGTGTTSGPHHRRSASPPPSSSTEHSLAEITSHHQAPPALRPVLKSLRTMFRRMKEIDKLNVGMWQGDCGLTMDEIQEFLRTLSPPPINQTDKLNVGVWEGDGSECVAEDAFVIL encoded by the exons ATGGGTCATTACCCCATGCAAACCTACTCTTATATCCCcttctcccattttcttttctgtttcccAGCATCACAcggcagaggagagagagagagagagagaggggggaccGGCACAACCTCCGGTCCGCACCACCGCCGATCAGCGTCACCACCTCCATCCTCCTCCACGGAACACTCTCTGGCCGAAATCACCTCCCACCACCAAGCCCCACCGGCGCTCCGACCCGTCCTGAAATCTCTCCGAACCATGTTTCGCCGGATGAAAG AGATCGACAAGCTCAACGTGGGAATGTGGCAGGGAGACTGCGGTCTAACAATGGACGAAATTCAGGAATTTCTTAGAACTCTGTCACCTCCGCCTATTAATCAGACCGACAAGCTCAACGTGGGAGTGTGGGAGGGAGACGGCAGCGAATGTGTGGCCGAGGACGCTTTTGTAATTTTGTAA